GCATTATTTAGCTCAATTTCAATGTTTCATAGTTAAACAAGCCCAGAGAGCTTTAATGAATCACTCAGGAAGTTCTTTATCTTTTAATCTGAATTTATGATTTCCAGGACTTTAGCCTAAatgtttcttcttattattattattactgctagAATATGCTTATTTTATAATACTAAGtatttatatgcacacatatgtttaAGCATATCTAATTATGTAAATCTAATTCATTGCACTtaagtaaatatgtaaataaacaactaaatatATAAAGATATCATTTTGAGGAGGTAGTACTATGAGTTGAATTTAGAGCATTTTTCTTGCTAGATAAATTCTTTAACTCTTAAGGCACACCTCCAGTGAAGTTTTGCTTGGTTTTTTGAGTTAGGTTTCCCTTCTGGCCTGAATAAGACTggtttgtgatcctcctgtttgatTTTCCAACATGTGTGTGTGGACAACAGGAATTAGCCACATGCCCATTGATTGGCTGAGATGTAATTTTGTGAAGAAGTTGCCTAGACTGTCCTCTAACCCAGACCCCTTTTATTTTACCTCACAAACAGATAGATCACAGGTTAGCACCAGCCATTGAACCCCACTTGAATTGAGCATATTAATCTATAATCCAGTTAATTACgcatattttgatttttgttacttttttatcaTCAAGTAAGtggaatattttgaaattttggtAAAAATtttgttgtatacattattattgTATGAATATAGTTAATTCACTTTTAAATACAATTTGAGAATTAGGCTCTAGTggttcacatctctaatcctaggtaATCAGGAAGGTAGATaggaaactacattttaaaagtagtccaggagactcttatctccaattagccacccaaatctagaagtaaatctgtggctcaagtagtaaagcattagccttaaggCAAAAAAACTCatgtgttgggtgctggtggttcaggcctgtaatcctagctactcaagaggatgagatctgaagattacagttcaaagccagcccaggtttgAGAGTtggtgagactcatatcttcaattaattggCAGCAAATtggaagtggttctgtagctcaaAATAGTAGATAGCcagctagtcttgaggaaaagagctcagggacagtgctcaagccctgagttcaagccccacaaccaaaaaaaaaaaacccacaaaaccccaaaacctcaggttctgagttcaagccaacagcatcagtaaataaatataaataaataagaaacatatTTCTATATAAGATGAATGCTGACAGTATTTCACTAAATATATAGTGGACATACTTCACATAACCACActatttttttggttttattttagacTTCTCTATCAGTTTTAAGTCTTGCTGATTAATTGCTGAATGTATGGATTTAAATAGTATGGTACTTTCATTTGGAGCAGTTATCAAAGTCAAGTATAAATtcaagcttgatttttttttaagatttaaggAAATGATAGTTACAAGCAATAAAAAACATATAGAATGTTGCCAAAGCTTTTTGCATTTGAGACATGAAAGGTTATGtctcggccatcccaggggaccatgcagagataatcacagataggagaagaaggttcatagggaggtttattagtgggaccatagttgccatgggagagggagctacatagcctctgcaccttatccaggtggcagcttttctttctctggggataaaaggggaagtaggtaggtcttaatagtgagtaggagtggctcattatgtATGGGTGGAtcgggggctaatgggaggagctgagaacctgaggctaggaaaatgTTAACAAGACATTATATTAATACATAAATTATTTCAGAGCTGTGTTCATGTTTAGGTAGGTAAAAATTAGGAGACATGTTAGTCATTCTGAATGATTTTTGCTTGATTATGAACCTTAACTATTGAGCAGATTCTATTTGCTTTACCATTCACTGTCATCTTGTAGCTTAAGTTAATAGTAGAAGTGATCAAATGAAGCATCTTGTGTAGAAATCCTTAGTTCTGCTGATGAAATCAAACAGCGCACATAACAGCTAGCCCAACATAATCATAACCTgacatttatcattatttttcacATTAGTAATATTCACTTTGACTGTCTCTGTATTTCCTTGAATTCTCTATTTTATAGCcacaaaatgaaaaatgcaaataTTAGTTTCTATCTTTTGTAACTTCTGAAACTGAAAAAGAACTGTATAGCTAGTTAGTGAATATAATTATAATCAAATATAAACCAATTCATATTCTTTAATTCATATAATAGTGTGGACATAAATTGATTCTACATTTGTCTAGAAGCAAAaatatcatctttcttttttaagtacaTTTTCCAGTATatttactaaaattatttttactatggAGGGAGTGCTTATCTGCATGCATGATAGGTCTACTCTTCCGTGTTTTTCATGTGCTGTTCAAATGCTTGCTTTCCTAGAGAGGCCCAAGCAGCAATAGTTTTATTCCCTGTTCACATAAACTAGAACATAAGgcagttcctagaggaaggcgTTAGTTCCCAAAATGAACTGGCAGGATATATGTTGCACTATTGTGTTTAGACAAGAAGACCTCAGGCATTTAGCAGAAGGTACCTGTGGGAGTTCACTATTGTATACAACAACTGAAAATCTTTAAGACCCAGAACAAAATAGATTCTTTCACATGGCCACCTTAAGCTAAGAAAATTTATATCTATTCaagtaaaatgaaaggaaataaagtgGTCTGGAATCCATGTGGCATACACATTGTCCATGAAGACCCAACTACACAAAATGATATATTTCTTTTACAGAATATATTTCCTTGATACAAAATGGAATTATACAGTCAGTAATACAATTTAAAGAGGAGTCAGTAATTAGAAGAGAAATGTCTCATCTGTCTGTTATTAAAATTGAAAGATATGATTCCTGGAAATCGTTTGTAGAGAAAGGTCATTCAATTTAGAGAAAGGTCATTCAATGAATATGCTCAGTCTAAAATATATGATATCTATACTTTCAATGTATTAAAATTTAGCTTTTGATCAAACTGcttccactatttttttaaattttaatgctcAAATTCTTTGGTCTTTATAATCAATTAAGTATATACACactttttctaaatatttggGAGGCATTCACAGAATTTTACTACACAACACCTAATTAATTGTTTGAGACCAGGAAAAGCTAAAAGCTTTTCTGTGCTATAGAGGGATTTACTTTAACCTGACATAAGCAGTAGTAACAAACCCACTGTAGTGagcataaaaaaaagataaaataactttttcaaagaaaatgaaataaactgcATTTGTTACATTGTGAATGTGTGCTAGTGCAATGATGAAGGTGACATCAGTaacaggaaagggaaaaatagagaaaaacttCTTTTTATCGTTGATATTATCTTAACATTATCTTGTAGTTTAATAGTAGATAGGTTTTGAAACTATCCAACGACATATAACAAGTGAATAGAGGTTTCACATTCTGCTAGTGCATCACCAAACAGaaatttaagcaaaagaagccaacatatatggaaaaacttATTTTGGTATAATTTTGTGgtacatacaatgaattcttaatTTCATTCTCCTCCACTTCATTTGTAAACTGGAATTGGTCACCATGTTTTACAAGATAGGTATTGTTATGTGGCAAAAATGGAGATGGTTTACTTTATCACATGAAAGCAATACTATCAAAAGGAAGGAAATCACATCCACACTCTGCTAATGCTATCATAAATGTGGGGTTATCATTCGAGAAAATGGTCAAGAAAGTGAGTTTACTCTAGGATATATCTTTCCAATTAAATTATTACAGGACTCTGGGTTTTCATTTGTTATTACTCAGAACTATAATTCTTCACTAAAATGTTAAACTGTAGAGAGCAATGATAAGCAGTCTGTTCCTGTTCAGTAcaaatttttccaactattttcaATCCATATTTCATTAAATCCAAAGATGTGACAGTCATAGAGTGGAAGCTTGAATACTCTGTGTACTTTGAAATGTGATTATATTCCACATCGTGAACTAACCGAATACACAAATCAAGACAATACTGCTCATACAAATAATTAAGTTCCTCAAGACCTGATGCTAAGCCAAACAGTCtgccacagaaaagaaaatgtcataaaatCTATTTACATCAATAACCTGGGGACAGCGCTGTCTGCGTGCGCTCCAATAGGGTGGGTAATAACGGTTGCTTCAAGCAACAGCAGTTGAGGAGTTCGCCATATTGTGAGATGAGGTAGCGCTGGCAAGGCGCATCCAGGATGTAGAGTTGGCTGGCTGTCCCTTTTCTACCGAGTTTGATGGCTTAGAGTGAAAAGGGTGTTAGTCAGTggtagagggaggaggagaaggagttgACAAATCACTTACAAATGGCGCCCAAGCAAGACCCAAAGCCTAAATTCCAGGAGGGAGAGCGAGTGCTGTGCTTTCATGGGCCTCTCCTATACGAAGCAAAGTGCGTGAAGGTTGCGGTGAAGGACAAACAAGTGAAATACTTCATCCACTACAGTGGTTGGAATAAAAACTGGGATGAGTGGGTTTCGGAGAGCAGAGTGCTCAAACACGTGGAAGGCAATCTGCAGAAACAGCGAGAACTCCAGAAAGCCAACCAGGAGCAGTGTGCAGAAGGCAAGATGAGAGGGGCTGCTCCTGGAAAGAAGACCTCCGGTATGCAACCCAAAAACCTTGAGGTGAAACCAAAGAAGACCAAGCCGAAAACATCTAGTAGTGGTGAGGGTGGCAGTACCATTCAGGCCCCTCAGCCTCTACGCAAGAAAAGGTCCCGGCTAGATTCACCTGTGGAACAAGAAGAAGTATTTCTGAACTCAGCTGAAGATCAAATCAAGATTCCCGAAGAGCTCAAACGCTGGCTTGTGGATGATTGGGACTTGATCACCAACCAAAACCAGCTCTATTGCCTTCCTGCCAAGAAGAATGTGGATTCCATTCTCGAGGAATACGAGCATT
This Perognathus longimembris pacificus isolate PPM17 chromosome 15, ASM2315922v1, whole genome shotgun sequence DNA region includes the following protein-coding sequences:
- the LOC125364030 gene encoding mortality factor 4-like protein 1, which codes for MAPKQDPKPKFQEGERVLCFHGPLLYEAKCVKVAVKDKQVKYFIHYSGWNKNWDEWVSESRVLKHVEGNLQKQRELQKANQEQCAEGKMRGAAPGKKTSGMQPKNLEVKPKKTKPKTSSSGEGGSTIQAPQPLRKKRSRLDSPVEQEEVFLNSAEDQIKIPEELKRWLVDDWDLITNQNQLYCLPAKKNVDSILEEYEHCKKSGGSPDNMEYAVNEVVAGIREYFNATLDTQLLYKCEKPQHEELLQGHPEEPMSHLYGAPHLLRLLLRIEAMLSYTPMDEKSLALLLSYLQNFLKYLAKNSTTLFSISDYEVAPPEYQQKAL